From Panthera uncia isolate 11264 chromosome D3 unlocalized genomic scaffold, Puncia_PCG_1.0 HiC_scaffold_8, whole genome shotgun sequence:
AGAGGAAAGAGTAATGTTAAAAGATGACAATTAAGTGGAAAGCTGTAAAGAACTTCTGCTTTATAGTATAGTTGTATGAAATTTGAGGTTCTCGACTGACAAAAAGACCATAGATTTTAAGTTAGACTGGGTTTAACCGTTTTCCTgagcttcattttccttatcAATAAAAGTGTAATAATCAAGTTCTTGGGGTTCTTGAATAGATTGAATGAGACAGTAGATGGTCAGTGTCTTACATATGCATTAGTGGTTTTTTCTTTGCCACCAACATCCTGCAAGCGAGCTAATTATTACCGTTCTGAAAGTCAGACCTGCTTGTGGTCTCGCTTGCCTGTACAGAGGATTTCGTGCATCATTTGCAGTGACTgataacaagagaaaggaaacaattagcatgACTTCTAAGATCTCCTGGTAGAGGCACCGCCTCTTCCTAAGTGAAAGACCAGGACACAAGTATACCGGAGGACCAGGGAGCATTTGTGGAGTTAGGAAAGCTTTCTCATCTAGTGATAAGTTTTTAtgatgaagaaaaactaaaattaaaacaacaacagcaacaacaacaacaaaaacgcaGCTGTCCAGAAGCAGACATTTGGCTTGCACGGAGCTTTCTGTGATTTGTCTTTATCAATATTATTGACATAAATGTTGATTCTTACGAAATATGTTCTTTCTAACAGGTTGTAAAATTAAAGCACTGAGAGCCAAGACAAACACATATATCAAGACACCTGTTCGTGGTGAGGAGCCCATTTTTGTTGTCACTGGACGGAAAGAAGATGTTGCCATGGCCAAAAGAGAGATTCTCTCAGCTGCAGAGCACTTCTCCATGATTCGTGCATCTCGAAACAAAAATGGCCCTGCCCTGGGAGGATTGTCGTGTAGTCCAAATCTGCCCGGTCAAACCACCGTTCAAGTGAGGGTCCCCTATCGTGTCGTGGGATTGGTAGTTGGACCGAAAGGAGCAACTATTAAAAGAATTCAGCAGCAGACCCACACATACATAGTAACTCCAAGCAGAGATAAGGAGCCTGTCTTTGAAGTGACAGGGATGCCCGAAAATGTCGACCGAGCgcgagaagaaatagaaatgcatATTGCCATGCGTACAGGAAACTATATTGAGCTCAACGAAGAGAATGATTTCCATTACAACGGTACCGATGTAAGCTTTGAAGGTGGCACTCTTGGCTCCGCGTGGCTCTCCTCCAATCCGGTTCCTCCGAGCCGCGCAAGAATGATCTCCAATTACCGAAACGATAGTTCCAGTTCTCTGGGAAGCGGCTCCACAGATTCCTACTTTGGAAGCAATAGGCTGGCTGACTTTAGTCCAACGAGCCCATTTAGCACAGGGAACTTTTGGTTTGGAGATACACTACCATCTGTAGGCTCAGAAGATCTTGCGGTTGATTCTCCTGCCTTTGACTCTTTACCAACATCTGCTCAAACTATCTGGACCCCCTTTGAACCAGTTAACCCACTCTCTGGCTTTGGGAGTGATCCTTCTGGTAACATGAAGACTCAGCGTAGAGGAAGTCAGCCATCTACTCCTCGTCTGTCTCCTACGTTTCCCGAGAGCATTGAACACCCACTTGCTCGGAGGGTTAGGAGCGACCCACCTAGTACAGGCAACCATGTCGGCCTTCCAATATACATCCCTGCTTTTTCTAATGGTACCAATAGTTACTCTTCTTCCAATGGTGGTTCCACCTCTAGCTCACCTCCAGAATCGAGACGAAAGCACGATTGTGTGATTTGCTTTGAGAATGAAGTTATTGCTGCCCTAGTTCCATGTGGCCACAACCTCTTCTGCATGGAATGTGCCAACAAGATCTGTGAAAAGAGAACGCCATCATGTCCAGTTTGCCAGACAGCTGTTACTCAGGCAATCCAAATTCACtcttaactatatatatatacataaatactatATCTCTATATGGACTCGTAAAGGCATGGGTATAATGGTACCCCCAGTAAACTTCCTAATGAATTCTTATGACTGTTATCAGGCTTTATTGGGATTAGGCTAAAGTTGTTAGTAAACTTATAAAAGGCTGCTATGGTAACACTAA
This genomic window contains:
- the MEX3C gene encoding RNA-binding E3 ubiquitin-protein ligase MEX3C; amino-acid sequence: MMAAMLSHAYGPGGCGAAAAAALNGEQAALLRRKSVNTTECVPVPSSEHVAEIVGRQGCKIKALRAKTNTYIKTPVRGEEPIFVVTGRKEDVAMAKREILSAAEHFSMIRASRNKNGPALGGLSCSPNLPGQTTVQVRVPYRVVGLVVGPKGATIKRIQQQTHTYIVTPSRDKEPVFEVTGMPENVDRAREEIEMHIAMRTGNYIELNEENDFHYNGTDVSFEGGTLGSAWLSSNPVPPSRARMISNYRNDSSSSLGSGSTDSYFGSNRLADFSPTSPFSTGNFWFGDTLPSVGSEDLAVDSPAFDSLPTSAQTIWTPFEPVNPLSGFGSDPSGNMKTQRRGSQPSTPRLSPTFPESIEHPLARRVRSDPPSTGNHVGLPIYIPAFSNGTNSYSSSNGGSTSSSPPESRRKHDCVICFENEVIAALVPCGHNLFCMECANKICEKRTPSCPVCQTAVTQAIQIHS